A stretch of the Ctenopharyngodon idella isolate HZGC_01 chromosome 14, HZGC01, whole genome shotgun sequence genome encodes the following:
- the eif1ad gene encoding probable RNA-binding protein EIF1AD: MSKATKRKHVVKEVLGDYVTPTEDQHIMRVLGSNGNNLHEAVTGSGERFLVSMPTKFRKNLWIKRGDFVIVDPIKEGGKVKGEISFILYRDHIQNLRKLGVWPEGFQEDRTSAERNEGTPKERSERKNEEEDDDSDSEDDESDLFVNTNRATVLYSESEEETDEDEEDDEEKEEDKGKA, encoded by the exons ATGTCAAAGGCAACCAAACGCAAACACGTAGTCAAAGAAGTTCTGGGGGACTATGTCACACCCACTGAAGACCAGCATATCATGAGG GTCTTGGGAAGTAATGGCAATAACCTCCATGAAGCTGTGACTGGCAGTGGCGAGCGCTTCCTCGTCAGTATGCCTACTAAGTTCCGCAAGAACCTCTGGATCAAACGAG gagacTTTGTCATTGTTGATCCTATTAAAGAAGGAGGAAAGGTGAAAGGAGAAATAAGCTTCATACTTTACAGGGACCATATTCAGAACCTGAGGAAACTTGGTGTCTG GCCAGAAGGATTCCAGGAGGATCGCACATCCGCTGAGAGGAATGAGGGAACACCGAAAGAGAGAAGTGAAAGAAAAAACGAGGAGGAGGATGATGACAGCGACTCGGAGGATGACGAAAGCGATCTTTTTGTGAACACCAATCGTGCCACTGTTCTCTATAGCGAGAGTGAGGAAGAgactgatgaagatgaagaggaTGATGAGGAGAAGGAAGAAGATAAAGGAAAAGCATAA